One bacterium DNA segment encodes these proteins:
- a CDS encoding thioredoxin family protein has product MFSEQDKQKIKQSLERIKNPVKLIFFTQNVGDCQYCDLTEQMLKELCELNSKLSYTKYNLVLNKDEAEKFGVDKVPAIVVCAANNGNITNYGIKFFGIPSGYEFATLLEDIIMVSNNESGLSPQIKEKLSFIDDDVRIQVFVTPTCPYCPQAVFTAHRFALESPKVTSDMVEATEFPDLVAKYAVNAVPKIVINDAVEFEGLVPEDVFVEQVLQAVQASLDKQSS; this is encoded by the coding sequence ATTTTTTCGGAACAGGATAAACAGAAAATAAAACAATCGCTTGAGAGAATAAAAAATCCAGTAAAACTAATATTTTTCACTCAAAATGTCGGCGATTGCCAATATTGCGACCTAACAGAGCAAATGCTTAAAGAGCTATGCGAGCTAAATTCAAAACTATCATATACCAAATACAACCTGGTCCTCAATAAAGATGAGGCGGAAAAATTCGGTGTCGATAAGGTGCCGGCTATAGTAGTTTGCGCCGCTAACAATGGTAATATAACAAACTACGGAATAAAATTTTTCGGCATACCATCGGGCTATGAGTTCGCAACTCTCCTTGAGGATATAATAATGGTATCCAACAATGAGTCTGGTCTTTCACCGCAAATTAAGGAAAAGCTTAGCTTTATTGATGATGATGTTCGCATTCAAGTGTTCGTCACACCCACATGTCCATACTGTCCACAAGCGGTTTTCACAGCTCATAGGTTTGCTCTCGAGTCGCCCAAGGTAACATCTGACATGGTTGAAGCTACCGAATTTCCGGATTTGGTAGCCAAATACGCCGTCAACGCAGTCCCCAAAATAGTCATCAACGACGCCGTCGAATTCGAGGGACTTGTGCCCGAAGATGTGTTTGTTGAACAGGTTCTGCAGGCAGTCC